The Benincasa hispida cultivar B227 chromosome 11, ASM972705v1, whole genome shotgun sequence genome has a segment encoding these proteins:
- the LOC120091432 gene encoding eukaryotic initiation factor 4A-III homolog B-like, with product MTDPVRILVKRDELTLEGIKQFFVAVEREEWKFDTLCDLLDTLTITQAVIFCNTKRKVEWLTEKMRSNNFTVSHMHGDMPQRERDAIMGEFRSGTTRVPNYY from the exons ATGACAGATCCTGTGAGGATTCTTGTCAAGCGTGATGAGTTGACTTTAGAGG GTATTAAGCAATTCTTTGTTGCGGTTGAAAGGGAAGAGTGGAAATTTGATACCTTGTGTGATCTTTTAGACACCTTGACCATCACTCAAGCTGTAATTTTCTGTAACACTAAGCGGAAG GTTGAATGGTTGACTGAGAAGATGCGAAGTAATAACTTCACAGTTTCACATATGCATGGGGACATGCCTCAAAGGGAAAGAGATGCGATCATGGGGGAGTTTCGATCAGGAACTACCCGTGTCCCTAATTACTACTGA
- the LOC120091507 gene encoding uncharacterized protein LOC120091507 has translation MFQSPVEEGWRYWVRWQVPVCGLIIAVPCVFALKFIRKSMANPLLLSDLWATCWIHLSPIWLLLYRAFAFVCCVQLLYEIVALHGPFVFFFYTQWTMALVAIYFALGTIVSAYGYCYPSRKTQSKNKEDVKLIDKDLKKNGDSVKEDTIKVQSKYAQEEFQEKAGYLGTLMQMAYLAAAGASVLTDVVFWCLLVPFLLGESFHVSLLIGSIHALNAVFLLGDTALNSLSFPFSGFAYFVAFGGLYVVFQWTVHACCINWWPYPFFELSTPWAPLWYLGLAVIHIPCYGIYALIVKAKYSLLPRLFPRAFVKSL, from the exons ATGTTCCAATCGCCTGTGGAAGAAGGATGGCGATATTGGGTTCGATGGCAAGTGCCTGTTTGTGGTCTGATAATCGCTGTTCCCTGTGTTTTTGCTCTGAAATTCATCAGAAAGTCAATGGCTAATCCGCTGCTTCTCAGTGATTTATGGGCTACTTGTTGGATTCACCTTAGTCCTATATGGCTTTTACTTTACAGGGCTTTTGCTTTTGTTTGCTGTGTTCAACTACTGTATGAGATTGTTGCCTTGCATGGACCTTTTGTCTTCTTTTTCTACACTCA GTGGACAATGGCTTTAGTAGCAATCTATTTTGCG CTGGGGACAATTGTATCTGCATATGGATATTGTTATCCTTCCAGGAAAACTCAGTCCAAAAATAAGGAGGATGTTAAACTCATCGACAAAGATTTGAAAAAGAATGGAGACAGTGTTAAAGAGGATACCATCAAGGTGCAAAGCAAATATGCTCAAGAGGAGTTTCAGGAGAAAGCAGGATATTTGGGAACTCTAATGCAAATGGCATATCTG GCAGCAGCAGGTGCTTCTGTATTAACTGACGTAGTGTTTTGGTGTCTTCTCGTGCCATTTTTACTTGGTGAAAGTTTCCATGTCAGCCTG TTGATTGGTTCCATCCATGCTCTGAATGCTGTTTTTCTTCTTGGAGACACTGCTCTCAATAGCCTT TCATTTCCTTTCAGCGGTTTCGCATACTTCGTGGCCTTCGGTGGTCTCTATGTCGTTTTCCAGTGGACCGTCCATGCATGCTGTATAAATTG GTGGCCATATCCTTTCTTTGAGCTCAGTACACCTTGGGCTCCTCTCTG GTATCTTGGTTTAGCAGTGATTCACATCCCCTGTTATGGAATATATGCACTTATTGTGAAGGCAAAATACTCACTTCTGCCAAGATTGTTTCCTCGTGCTTTTGTCAAATCATTGTAG